The Arachis ipaensis cultivar K30076 chromosome B07, Araip1.1, whole genome shotgun sequence genome includes a window with the following:
- the LOC107608873 gene encoding LOW QUALITY PROTEIN: protein SET DOMAIN GROUP 40 (The sequence of the model RefSeq protein was modified relative to this genomic sequence to represent the inferred CDS: inserted 1 base in 1 codon): MQHTNLSQALNSHPSLSSTQILNVCLLYEVGKGKASRWYPYLMHLPKSYDILAMFGEFEKTALQVDEAIWVTEKAVLKXQAHALMEDLKFKPQLLTFKAWVWASATISSRTLHIPWDSAGCLCPVGDLFNYDAPGKEPSDIGDLEDLLSSSSIHDGSLSNEDNTTVADAEQLDSQSQRLTDGGFEEDANAYCFYARANYNKGDQVLLCYGTYTNLELLEHYGFILQDNPNDKVFIPLEPAVCSSTSWSRESLYIHYNGKPSFALLAALRLWATPQIKRRSVAHFVYSGSKISADNEIFIMKWLSKTCHGVLKNLPTSIEDDTLLLNAMDNSQDFCTFLEVTKLMSFRDEVDTFLEVHNMKGKCSDSNVVLSRKTRWSMNKWKLTIQWRINYKKVLLDCISYCSQILDSLME; encoded by the exons ATGCAACATACAAACCTCTCTCAAGCTCTTAATAGCCACCCTTCTCTTTCTTCAACCCAG ATACTGAATGTTTGCCTGTTGTATGAAGTTGGAAAAGGGAAGGCTTCCAGGTGGTATCCTTACCTCATGCATTTACCAAAGAGTTATGACATCCTAGCCATGTTTGGTGAATTCGAGAAAACTGCTCTGCAA GTGGATGAGGCTATATGGGTAACTGAAAAAGCCGTGCTAA GCCAAGCTCATGCTTTGATGGAAGATCTCAAATTTAAGCCCCAGCTTCTAACATTTAAGGCTTGGGTGTGGGCTTCTGCAACG ATATCTTCCCGGACATTGCATATACCGTGGGATTCAGCTGGGTGTTTATGCCCTGTGGGTGACTTGTTTAATTATGATGCACCTGGAAAGGAGCCATCTGACATTGGGGATCTAGAGGATTTGCTATCTAGCTCTTCGATCCATGATGGTTCCTTATCAAATGAAGACAATACTACAGTCGCTGATGCAGAGCAGCTTGATTCCCAGTCTCAGAGATTAACAGATGGGGGGTTTGAAGAAGATGCGAATGCATATTGCTTTTATGCTAGGGCAAATTACAATAAAGGAGATCAG GTTCTGCTATGTTATGGAACTTACACAAATTTGGAGCTTCTTGAACACTATGGTTTTATCCTACAAGACAATCCAAATGATAAAGTTTTTATTCCTTTGGAACCTGCTGTGTGTTCTTCCACTTCTTGGTCCAGGGAATCATTGTACATCCATTACAATGGGAAGCCTTCCTTTGCGCTACTAGCTGCATTGCGGCTGTGGGCAACCCCTCAAAtcaagaggaggtctgttgcacATTTTGTTTATTCCGGCTCTAAAATCTCTGCAGACAATGAAATTTTCATCATGAAATGGCTATCGAAGACTTGCCATGGTGTCTTAAAGAATTTGCCAACATCTATTGAAGATGACACCTTGCTCCTGAATGCAATGGATAATAGTCAAGATTTTTGTACTTTTTTGGAGGTTACAAAACTCATGTCTTTCCGGGATGAAGTTGATACCTTCTTAGAAGTTCATAATATGAAGGGTAAATGTAGTGATAGCAATGTAGTTTTATCCAGAAAAACAAGGTGGTCTATGAATAAGTGGAAGTTGACTATTCAATGGAGAATCAATTATAAGAAAGTCCTCCTTGATTGTATCTCTTATTGTAGTCAAATATTAGATTCTCTCATGGAATAA
- the LOC107606802 gene encoding CMP-sialic acid transporter 4: MEYRKIRDEGDDRETGIEDVESLREKSVLLSDAVLDNRLASVGETKTDSHMAKAKWKLKSVVTLALTILTSSQAILIVWSKRAGKYEYSVTTANFLVETLKCAISLVALARIWKKEGVTEDNRLSTTLDEVIVYPIPAALYLVKNLLQYYIFAYVDAPGYQILKNLNIISTGVLYRIILKKRLSEIQWAAFILLTAGCTTAQLNSKQYWQAIIKKRPSRNINVQNFWLYIFGMGFNAIAILVQDFDAVMNKGFLHGYSRITVLMIFNHALSGIAVSMVMKYADNIVKVYSTSVAMLLTAVVSVYLFGFHLSLAFFLGTTVVSVAIYLHSAGKMQR; encoded by the exons ATGGAGTACAGGAAAATCAGGGATGAG GGTGATGATAGGGAGACCGGCATCGAGGACGTTGAGAGTTTACGTGAAAAATCGGTTTTGCTGTCCGATGCAG TCCTAGACAACCGTTTGGCCTCCGTGGGAGAAACCAAAACCGATAGCCACATGGCGAAAGCAAAGTGGAAACTCAA GTCAGTTGTTACACTTGCATTGACTATTCTTACTAGTTCGCAAGCCATTCTAATCGTTTGGTCCAAGAGAGCTGGCAAGTACGAGTATAGTGTAACCACCGCAAACTTTCTG GTGGAGACTTTAAAATGTGCTATATCCCTTGTGGCCCTTGCAAGAATATGGAAAAAGGAAGGTGTCACCGAGGACAATCG GTTGAGCACCACATTAGATGAAGTTATAGTGTATCCCATTCCAGCAGCACTTTACCTTGTCAAAAATTTGCTTCAG TATTACATTTTTGCATATGTAGATGCTCCTGGCTATCAGATATTAAAAAACTTGAATATTATCAGTACAGGTGTTCTCTACCGAATTATACTCAAGAAGAG GTTAAGTGAGATTCAATGGGCTGCTTTTATTCTACTGACTGCTGGTTGCACTACAGCCCAGTTGAATTCAAA ACAATATTGGCAGGCTATTATTAAGAAGCGCCCTTCACGGAACATAAACGTTCAGAACTTCTGGCTTTATATCTTTGGCATGGGCTTCAATGCTATTGCAATACTGGTTCAAGATTTTGATGCTGTGATGAACAA GGGATTCCTCCATGGATATTCGCGCATTACTGTTCTCATGATTTTCAATCATGCACTCAG TGGAATTGCTGTATCGATGGTGATGAAGTATGCTGACAATATTGTGAAG GTGTACTCTACTTCGGTGGCAATGCTTCTTACGGCAGTAGTTTCTGTCTACCTTTTCGGATTTCATCTCTCCCTTGCATTTTTCCTTGGTACAAC TGTTGTCTCTGTTGCGATTTATCTGCATTCTGCCGGGAAGATGCAAAGATAG